From Clostridium sp. SY8519:
TTTTTCCGTACGGACATTCTGGCGGGAGACCGGAACTGGCTGAAAAAAGCGGAACAGGGGAAAAAATCCTGGAAAGATCCGGAAGTAACCGTCATGCTGAAGCATTTAAAACAGCTGTTTGCGGAGGGATATGTGAATAAAGACTGGCGGAGTACCCGGGATGTTTCGGTGAGTTATATGCTGATTCACCAGGATGTGGCCATGATTTACACCGGCCCCTGGACCATCGGCAGCATTCATGCCATTGACAAAGAGACGGAACTGGGGTGGTTTCAGGTACCGGCTAATAACGGGCAGGTATTTGCCGGGGACAATCGGGACACCTATCTGGCTGTAACGGATCAATGCGCGAAAAACAGCGAAAAATACGATGCCGCGATGAAATTTATCCGCTTTTTCTATCAGAAAGCCAATTATGCCAGACTCTGCCGGAATGTCAATGTTTTCCCGGTTACTGCCGATGGGGCAGCGGAGAAATCGAAGACAGCTGCGGATACCGGCAGCCTGCGGCAGCGGGTAAAGGACAGTTTTGACCAGGCGGATGCCAGAATAAGCGCTTATATCGGCGATGAACATACCCCGCAGAACTTTGAGGGCAGCTGTCTGGAGTCCATACAGGCCTATCTGCAGGGAAAACAGGACACGGAAGAGACCCAGAAGCAGCTGCAGCAGATCTGGAAGAAAGCGGTGCAGGCCGACAGTTCCAATGGGAGGTGAGCGTATGGCAGAGCGGAATCTTCCCTATCGAAACAGTTCCTTTATGAAGATGACCCGGGCCTTTGTGTTCATGGGCATGGTTCCGGTGCTTCTGGTGAGTATGCTGTATTTTGCCACATACAACAATCGGATCCGTACGCTGATGACCGGAAACTATCAGGAAATCAACCGGTATTTCGCGAAAAACGTGGACAGCATCTTTACGTCTGCAGATACTGCCCTGGCGGAACTGTATGACTATGAAACAGACAGCGGGATGTCTCTGGTGGAATGTCTGAAACAGACGGACCTGACAACCTATGAACAGACCATGATCGTTACGGACGCGCTGGAGAGCAGTATGGAACAGTGCCGGTATATTTCTTCCGAACGGCTGGCGGACAGTAAGGGACGCCGGTTCAGCCTGTATTATGACCAGACAAAAACCCTGCGGCAGGACAACCACTTCTTTACCAGGTCGCCTTTTGGCAGGAACGGCGGATACCGGGACCTGTATATTCTGCAGACTTCGCCGGAGAGCCAGATGACCGTGAATACGGATGACTTCGTCTTCGTACTGGTGCGGAACATTATGGATACCACACAGGTAAAGAAGGCGAAAGGTAAGGTGCTGGCCACGGTCTACGCGGATATCAATGTGAACGAGATCGAGTCGCTGATTGACAATATGGATATTGATACCACCACCGGCAGTTTTTATGTGGTGGATCCCGCCAGACAGACCTATCTGTACAGTTCGGAACAAGAGGATTATCACAACGCCAACAGCCTGTCCGGGGTCATGCATCAGTTCACCGGCGCGAAAGGAAATTTTGTCAGCCGCAGCTTTGTTTATTTTTATCAGAAGATCGGCGATACGGAAGAATATGCAGTAATGAAGATACCGAAAAAGACGGTGTTCGGGGATATCAGCAGAAACCGATCCATGATTATCCTCCTGATCTCTTTTACCTCCTTTATCCTTCTGATTCTGTATATGCGGTTCTCCAACCGGCAG
This genomic window contains:
- a CDS encoding extracellular solute-binding protein, giving the protein MFKRKYLTLVILVAFLVIAAILVSMVIDGINAVNDNQVLAEHNGEKTELQLNYAYQNPQWNAEIEAVIEAFEKKYPDIEISYEMNYEHKTYDALLAKKIARNELGDILQLKNPQPFADSGLIAELPDELSNLVTYSYQKEGKTYALGMVEATSGIVYNKAVFRKYGLEEPKNYQDFLKICKTLKAKGITPLGVAGGDLWHMEYWVNHFFRTDILAGDRNWLKKAEQGKKSWKDPEVTVMLKHLKQLFAEGYVNKDWRSTRDVSVSYMLIHQDVAMIYTGPWTIGSIHAIDKETELGWFQVPANNGQVFAGDNRDTYLAVTDQCAKNSEKYDAAMKFIRFFYQKANYARLCRNVNVFPVTADGAAEKSKTAADTGSLRQRVKDSFDQADARISAYIGDEHTPQNFEGSCLESIQAYLQGKQDTEETQKQLQQIWKKAVQADSSNGR
- a CDS encoding sensor histidine kinase; its protein translation is MAERNLPYRNSSFMKMTRAFVFMGMVPVLLVSMLYFATYNNRIRTLMTGNYQEINRYFAKNVDSIFTSADTALAELYDYETDSGMSLVECLKQTDLTTYEQTMIVTDALESSMEQCRYISSERLADSKGRRFSLYYDQTKTLRQDNHFFTRSPFGRNGGYRDLYILQTSPESQMTVNTDDFVFVLVRNIMDTTQVKKAKGKVLATVYADINVNEIESLIDNMDIDTTTGSFYVVDPARQTYLYSSEQEDYHNANSLSGVMHQFTGAKGNFVSRSFVYFYQKIGDTEEYAVMKIPKKTVFGDISRNRSMIILLISFTSFILLILYMRFSNRQTAPIVRLKEAMEKVQKGDLDVRVEAKTSDEMEYITNGFNRMVEDLQTYINRVYKEQINRKDAELNALKMQIQPHYLYNTLDVIRMTALEHQDPVTAELLESLGHQLRFVMGEQQERITLRKELDMLREYFTLMKVRYQGRIALHIHINKKDEQLLIPKMILQPVVENAVKHGMKEDVKQEVVDVNVARRGESVIIIVMDNGTGMTQEQVDEMMDLLQHPEKRKAREAGHIGIGMQNVYDRIKFSCGESYGFTISSVKGIGTSVTFVLPAEEQTEAEEVTEHTETDDTKR